One window of the Triticum dicoccoides isolate Atlit2015 ecotype Zavitan chromosome 3B, WEW_v2.0, whole genome shotgun sequence genome contains the following:
- the LOC119275728 gene encoding late embryogenis abundant protein 41-like, with product MALALSGSAAARVLAQRLAPATARGYAAAASSGAMRRGAAATADGKAAREAEKAAADASWVPDPVTGHYRPANRAAGADPADLRAAHLGQTYARA from the coding sequence ATGGCCCTCGCTCTCTCCGGCTCCGCTGCTGCCCGCGTGCTCGCCCAGCGGCTGGCCCCAGCCACCGCCAGGGGCTACGCGGCGGCGGCCTCCTCCGGGGCGATGAGGCGCGGCGCCGCGGCGACCGCGGACGGGAAGGCGGCCAGGGAGGCTGAGAAGGCCGCGGCCGACGCCTCGTGGGTGCCCGACCCCGTCACCGGCCACTACCGCCCCGCCAACCGCGCCGCCGGCGCCGACCCCGCCGACCTCCGCGCCGCGCACCTCGGACAGACCTACGCACGGGCTTGA
- the LOC119275727 gene encoding dynein light chain 1, cytoplasmic-like: MSDELKRGIAGAAAVAASHPAPYAPRAPADADRRLAASATAALGSPPPAAASPTAHKITLKSADMKEEMQKEAFDISRVAFEKHTMEKDIAEYIKKEFDKNHGPTWHCIVGRNFGSYVTHETNYFVYFYIDSKAVLLFKSG; the protein is encoded by the exons ATGTCCGACGAGCTCAAGCGCGGGATCgcgggcgccgccgccgtcgccgcctcccacCCGGCGCCCTACGCGCCGCGGGCCCCGGCCGACGCCGACCGCAGgctcgccgcctccgccaccgccgcgctcggctccccgccgccggccgccgcgtccCCCACGGCGCACAAGATCACGCTCAAGAGCGCCGACATGAAGGAGGAGATGCAGAAGGAGGCGTTCGACATCTCCCGCGTC GCGTTCGAGAAGCACACCATGGAGAAGGACATCGCGGAGTACATCAAGAAGGAGTTCGACAAGAACCACGGCCCCACCTGGCACTGCATCGTCGGCCGCAACTTCG GTTCCTACGTGACGCACGAGACGAACTACTTTGTGTATTTCTACATTGATTCTAAAGCTGTCTTGCTATTCAAGTCTGGGTGA
- the LOC119275730 gene encoding protein pleiotropic regulatory locus 1-like, with product MAMAAAAAGGEPVEPQSLKKLSLKSLKRSLDLFAPTHSLPFAPDAESKRIRVSCKVNAEYGSVKNLPTEQGRAQVKGAAAPSNALALLGTQDTKDAPREGPSNAIIPSPLMLPKAPESAVPGKNTTVLSIPGSSDRFSTSALMERLPSRWPKPVWHAPWKNYRVISGHLGWVRSIAFDPGNEWFCTGSADRTIKIWDLASGTLKLTLTGHIEQVRGLAVSQRHTYLFSAGDDKQVKCWDLEQNKVIRSYHGHLSGVYCLALHPTIDVLLTGGRDSVCRVWDIRTKAHVSALTGHDNTVCSVFARPTDPQVVTGSHDTTIKFWDLVAGKTMCTLTHHKKSVRAMALHPKEKSFASASADNIKKWSLPKGEFLHNMLSQQKTILNAMAVNEDGVLATAGDNGSMWFWDWKSGHNFQQEQTIVQPGSLESEACIYALSYDNSGSRLVTCEADKTIKMWKEDLTATPETHPVNFKPPKDIRRY from the exons atggcgatggcggcggcagcagcgggcGGCGAGCCGGTAGAGCCGCAGTCGTTGAAGAAGCTGAGTCTCAAGTCGCTGAAGCGCTCCCTCGACCTCTTCGCGCCCACCCACTCCCTCCCATTCGCTCCCGACGCCGAGAG CAAACGGATTCGCGTCAGCTGCAAG GTGAATGCGGAGTACGGTTCGGTCAAGAACCTGCCGACTGAGCAGGGCCGAGCGCAGGTGAAAGGCGCCGCCGCTCCTTCCAATGCGTTGGCGCTTCTAG GCACACAAGACACAAAAGATGCTCCTAGGGAAGGCCCTAGTAATGCCATCATCCCTTCACCGCTTATGCTTCCTAAAGCACC CGAATCTGCAGTGCCTGGCAAAAATACAACCGTATTATCGATCCCTGGGTCATCTGATAG ATTCTCGACATCTGCACTGATGGAAAGGTTGCCAAGTAGATGGCCTAAACCTGTATGGCATGCTCCCTGGAAGAACTATCGG GTTATCAGTGGTCACTTGGGATGGGTGCGATCTATAGCATTTGATCCAGGCAATGAATGGTTCTGTACTGGTTCTGCTGATAGAACAATAAAG ATATGGGACCTGGCATCAGGAACGTTGAAGCTGACACTAACTGGTCATATTGAACAAGTCCGCG GACTTGCTGTCAGTCAGCGGCACACATATCTATTTTCTGCTGGTGATGACAAACAAGTAAAATGTTGGGATCTTGAACAAAATAAG GTTATTCGGTCTTATCATGGGCATCTGAGTGGGGTTTACTGCCTAGCTCTCCATCCAACAATTGATGTCTTGCTGACAGGTGGTCGAGATTCAGTTTGCAGG GTGTGGGATATCCGAACAAAGGCTCATGTTTCTGCTTTAACTGGACATGATAACACAGTTTGTTCAGTGTTTGCTCGGCCAACG gATCCACAAGTTGTCACTGGCTCACATGATACAACTATCAAGTTCTGGGATCTTGTAGCTG GGAAAACTATGTGTACTCTTACACACCATAAGAAGTCTGTTCGGGCCATGGCACTGCATCCAAAAGA GAAATCATTTGCATCAGCATCTGCCGACAACATAAAAAAGTGGAGCCTGCCCAAAGGCGAATTTCTGCACAACATGCT GTCCCAGCAAAAAACGATTCTGAATGCAATGGCTGTTAATGAGGATGGTGTCCTGGCAACTGCAG GGGACAATGGAAGCATGTGGTTTTGGGATTGGAAGAGTGGCCATAATTTTCAGCAAGAACAGACTATTGTCCAGCCTG GATCATTGGAGAGTGAAGCATGTATATATGCCCTTTCTTATGATAATAGTGGATCAAGGCTTGTGACATGCGAGGCAGATAAAACAATAAAGATGTGGAAAGAAGATTTAACAGCAACACCAGAAACCCACCCTGTCAACTTCAAGCCACCAAAAGACATCCGGAGATATTGA
- the LOC119275731 gene encoding 50S ribosomal protein L18-like isoform X2: MVVPPPDRAARIVGFLKPYLLRMHFSNKYVTAQVIHTPTATVACSASSQEKLLRPNLESTRDVSAAAKIGKLLGERLLLKGIPAVSIHMKREQKYHGKVKAVIDSVRESGVKLL, encoded by the coding sequence ATGGTCGTCCCTCCACCAGACAGGGCCGCTAGGATCGTCGGTTTTCTCAAGCCCTACCTTTTGAGGATGCATTTCTCGAACAAGTATGTAACCGCCCAGGTCATCCATACCCCAACAGCAACCGTCGCGTGTTCTGCAAGCTCGCAGGAGAAGCTGCTGAGACCGAACTTGGAGTCGACCCGTGACGTCTCTGCCGCGGCAAAGATTGGGAAGCTGCTGGGCGAGCGCCTGCTGCTCAAAGGGATACCTGCCGTGTCCATCCACATGAAGAGAGAGCAGAAGTACCACGGGAAAGTCAAGGCCGTTATTGATTCCGTCAGAGAATCTGGTGTGAAGCTGTTGTGA
- the LOC119275731 gene encoding 50S ribosomal protein L18-like isoform X1: MCRALFSTDVYWSLALLGHIKVYLHSGTILSGFGFLPQCKKPVRMVVPPPDRAARIVGFLKPYLLRMHFSNKYVTAQVIHTPTATVACSASSQEKLLRPNLESTRDVSAAAKIGKLLGERLLLKGIPAVSIHMKREQKYHGKVKAVIDSVRESGVKLL, encoded by the exons ATGTGTAGAGCGCTATTCAGTACTGATGTTTATTGGAGCCTAGCATTGCTGGGGCATATTAAGGTCTACCTTCACTCAGGGACAATCCTTTCCGGCTTCGGGTTCCTGCCTCAGTGTA AGAAACCAGTGAGAATGGTCGTCCCTCCACCAGACAGGGCCGCTAGGATCGTCGGTTTTCTCAAGCCCTACCTTTTGAGGATGCATTTCTCGAACAAGTATGTAACCGCCCAGGTCATCCATACCCCAACAGCAACCGTCGCGTGTTCTGCAAGCTCGCAGGAGAAGCTGCTGAGACCGAACTTGGAGTCGACCCGTGACGTCTCTGCCGCGGCAAAGATTGGGAAGCTGCTGGGCGAGCGCCTGCTGCTCAAAGGGATACCTGCCGTGTCCATCCACATGAAGAGAGAGCAGAAGTACCACGGGAAAGTCAAGGCCGTTATTGATTCCGTCAGAGAATCTGGTGTGAAGCTGTTGTGA
- the LOC119275732 gene encoding zinc finger CCCH domain-containing protein 4-like, protein MQGLEQEDAPRRRRPPVATEALRDRIVEKVKENRVTLIVGDTGCGKSSMVPQFLLDGNLEPIMCTQPRRFAVVAIAQMVAESRNCQVGEEVGYHIGHSNVSNLNSKRSKIVFKTAGVVLEQMRDKGLAALKYKVIILDEIHERSVESDLVLACVKQFMMKKNDLRLVLMSATADITRYKEYFRDLGRGERVEVIAIPSSPRTRIFQREVLYLEQIADILKMNSESLSTKYCSGEDADADAGLNSDVYQLIHELLLHIHRSDPDLENSILVFLPTYYALEQQWIRLSSVRSVFKVHILHRSIDTDEALQTMKVSKSCRKVILATNIAESSVTIPGVAYVIDSCRSLQVYWDPIRKTDSAGLVWASKSQAEQRKGRTGRTCDGQIYRLVTGPFYNSLDDHEHPAILRLSLREQVLMVCCAESRAMNDPNVVLQKVLDPPNLDVIQDALDSLVQIHALVKPTSPRGRYEPTFYGCLLNSLPLSFDASVLALKFAEIGFLHEGILIGIMLDIQPLPILQPFGYQALCKMFRDNYFDEDSNLKIGKKEATLIGNLCAFQFWQRMFKDKYRQEYLKMVADTQEPTAYHAFISKQEEVWCAFHNLLPAALNNISEIYDDVMCTLHRFRPSFLVEIDPPKYLQPSEFHHVCLHHKVLEPEDMNSLSLESESSHLGSQRKCAATPYVSATDFGVTLTVVVLKALIKEMKTQLAEDKVVSCRERVSGYAQQTVESEMCVFFVRGSCTRGNTCPFSHSARAPKPVCKFFLTLQGCRNGSSCSFSHDCGSSNSKTSSITSGICSQEDIPTAVCCAKLLPAGGDGHVLIMNDKNLQFSYKICHYYDPTKIVTCTPGLHSMESDSVTNGIMILQNVADPCRLILGGERKLPVAWAKLERVFWFADFDSDESMNERVLLQKFFEHIAIKTLSETLPNLQVVLIMNNTKFVHLQAERLARECFYFLRESFMFDEGTLGWFSDAPSYPNGMQVSAPVAYIFNMHPPAGIQFGDYQTELRKALRRA, encoded by the exons ATGCAGGGCCTCGAGCAGGAGGacgcgccgcggcggcggcggccgccggtcGCCACGGAGGCTCTCCGCGACAGGATCGTCGAGAAGGTCAAGGAAAACCGCGTCACCCTGATCGTGGGGGACACCGGATGCG GGAAGAGCTCTATGGTTCCCCAGTTCCTCCTAGACGGAAATTTGGAACCAATTATGTGCACACAGCCTAGGAGGTTTGCTGTAGTAGCTATTGCTCAAATGGTGGCTGAATCCCGCAACTGTCAGGTTGGAGAAGAGGTTGGATATCATATTGGCCACTCCAATGTGTCAAATCTCAATTCGAAAAG GTCAAAAATTGTTTTCAAAACAGCTGGTGTTGTACTGGAGCAAATGCGTGATAAGGGCCTCGCTGCATTGAAATATAAGGTTATTATTCTTGATGAAATACACGAAAGGTCCGTCGAATCTGATCTTGTACTTGCTTGTGTGAAGCAGTTCATGATGAAAAAAAATGACTTAAG GTTGGTTTTAATGTCTGCTACCGCTGATATCACAAGATACAAGGAATACTTTAGAGATCTTGGAAGGGGTGAAAGGGTTGAAGTGATTGCCATTCCAAGCAGTCCTCGAACGCGCATTTTCCAGAGAGAAGTCCTATACCTTGAGCAG ATTGCTGATATTCTCAAGATGAATTCTGAATCACTCTCAACAAAGTATTGCTCTGGAGAGGATGCTGACGCTGATGCTGGTCTAAACTCTGATGTGTATCAACTTATCCACGAGTTACTGTTGCACATACACCGAAGTGATCCAGACCTTGAAAATAGTATTTTGGTTTTCCTTCCTACATACTATGCATTGGAGCAGCAGTGGATCCGTCTGTCGTCTGTTAGGTCGGTTTTcaaggtgcacattcttcatcgtagcattgacactgatgaagcacTTCAAACTATGAAGGTTTCAAAGTCTTGCCGAAAG GTTATACTGGCAACAAACATTGCCGAATCATCTGTCACTATTCCTGGAGTGGCTTATGTTATTGATTCCTGTAGATCATTGCAAGTCTATTGGGATCCAATTAGGAAAACAGACTCAGCTGGGCTTGTATGGGCTTCCAAGTCTCAG GCTGAGCAGCGGAAAGGCAGGACAGGACGTACCTGTGATGGTCAAATTTATCGCCTGGTAACTGGACCATTTTACAACAGTTTAGATGATCATGAACATCCTGCCATTTTAAGGTTATCGTTAAGAGAGCAAGTGCTCATGGTTTGCTGTGCAGAGTCAAGAGCTATGAATGATCCTAATG TCGTGCTGCAAAAAGTTCTCGACCCTCCAAATTTGGATGTTATTCAAGATGCACTAGACTCACTTGTTCAAATTCATGCATTGGTTAAGCCAACTTCTCCTAGAGGGCGTTACGAGCCCACCTTTTATGGCTGTTTGCTCAATAGCTTGCCATTATCGTTTGATGCTTCTGTTCTTGCCCTGAAATTTGCGGAGATTGGCTTTCTCCATGAAGGAATTCTAATAGGCATTATGTTGGACATCCAACCACTCCCTATCCTGCAACCTTTTGGCTATCAAGCATTG TGTAAGATGTTTAGAGACAATTACTTTGACGAGGATAGCAACCTGAAAATTGGCAAGAAGGAAGCTACATTAATTGGAAACCTTTGTGCATTCCAATTTTGGCAGCGAATGTTTAAG GACAAGTATCGTCAAGAGTATCTGAAAATGGTGGCTGACACCCAAGAGCCAACAGCATatcatgcttttatctctaaacagGAAGAAGTGTGGTGTGCATTTCATAACCTCTTGCCAGCAGCACTTAACAACATCTCTGAAATTT ACGATGATGTTATGTGCACACTGCACCGTTTTAGGCCTAGTTTTCTTGTGGAAATCGATCCTCCGAAGTACCTTCAGCCTTCTGAATTCCACCATGTTTGTCTTCACCACAAAGTACTAGAGCCAGAGGATATGAATTCACTCTCGCTGGAATCTGAGAGTTCCCACTTAGGTTCACAGAGGAAGTGTGCTGCGACCCCTTATGTTTCTGCAACTGATTTTGGGGTCACTCTCACTGTTGTCGTACTGAAGGCTCTTATTAAGGAG ATGAAGACACAACTTGCAGAGGACAAGGTAGTTTCTTGTAGGGAACGAGTTAGTGGTTATGCTCAACAAACCGTTGAGAGTGAGATGTGTGTGTTCTTTGTACGTGGATCCTGTACTCGAGGCAACACATGCCCCTTTTCTCATTCCGCTCGTGCCCCCAAACCAGTATGCAAGTTCTTCCTTACATTACAG GGTTGTAGAAATGGTAGCTCTTGTTCATTTTCACATGATTGTGGCTCCTCGAACTCGAAAACTTCATCTATTacatctggaatatgctctcaagaagACATACCTACGGCAGTATGCTGTGCGAAGTTGCTGCCTGCAGGTGGAGATGGGCATGTTCTTATCATGAATGACAAAAATCTGCAGTTCTCCTATAAAATCTGCCACTATTATGACCCCACTAAGATAGTTACATGTACACCTGGTCTGCATTCAATGGAGTCTGATTCAGTGACAAACGGCATCATGATACTCCAGAATGTGGCTGATCCTTGTCGTCTGATTCTTGGTGGTGAACGTAAACTACCAGTTGCTTGGGCAAAGTTAGAGCGGGTTTTCTGGTTTGCTGATTTTGATTCTGATGAATCAATGAATGAGAGAGTTCTCCTGCAGAAATTCTTTGAGCATATTGCCATCAAGACCTTGTCAGAGACATTGCCTAATTTGCAGGTTGTCTTGATCATGAATAACACAAAATTTGTTCACTTGCAG GCTGAAAGATTGGCGAGGGAATGCTTCTATTTTCTGCGTGAATCATTTATGTTCGATGAAGGGACTCTGGGATGGTTTTCAGACGCCCCAAGTTATCCCAATGGGATGCAAGTATCTGCACCAGTCGCTTACATTTTCAACATGCATCCTCCTGCTGGCATTCAGTTTGGCGACTATCAAACAGAGCTGCGCAAAGCCTTACGCAGAGCCTAG